The stretch of DNA GTCGACCTGGCCACCCTGGAAGTCCTGGCCGACTGCGGCATCCTTTTTACCATCCTGGCTCCCAGACAAGCCAAACGGGTTAAAGCGATGGATAAAAACCGATGGCGAGATATCAGCGGCGCTCGGATCGACCCCACCCGGGCGTATCTGATCCGGCTTCCTTCCGGAAAGACGATCAACCTCTTCTTCTATGACGGTCCGGTATCACGCGCAGTCGCTTTTGAAGGTCTTTTATACAAAGGGGAGACCTTTGCCAACCGACTGCTGGATGCCTTCCCCAACGATCGCAGCGATCCCGCCCTGCTGCATATTGCCACCGATGGGGAAAGCTACGGGCATCATCACCCGAACGGCGACATGGCGCTGGCCTATGCGCTGCATTATATCGAAAGCCAGGGGTTGGCCCGGATCACCAACTACGTCGAGTTTCTTGAAAAACACCCCCCAACCCACGAAGTTGAAATTTTTGAAAACAGCTCCTGGAGCTGCATCCACGGCATCGAACGCTGGCGCTCCGATTGCGGATGCAATTCCGGCCGGCACCCCAAAGGGCGACAGGCTTGGCGCACCCCTTTGCGTGAGGCCCTTGACTGGCTCCGGGACGCGCTGGCGCCGGCGTATGAAAAGGAGACCCAAGGATTGGTAAAGGATCCCTGGGCCGCCCGCAATAACTACATTCGGGTCATTCTGGCTCGATCCCAGGACGCCGTTGGGGCCTTTTTTGAAAAAAATCAATCCAAACCCCTTTCCGATTCAGACCGAACCCGGGTGATCGAACTGATGGAGCTCCAGCGCAATGCCATGCTCATGTATACCAGTTGCGGGTGGTTCTTCGATGATATTTCGGGAATCGAAACGGTCCAGATTATCCAGTATGCCGGCCGGGTGCTCCAGATTGCCAAACAAATCTTTGGTGAATCCATGGAGCCTCATTTTCTGGAACTTTTAAATATGGCCGAAAGCAATCTCGCCGCTTATGGAAATGGAAGGCAGTTATACGAAAAATTCGTTGTTCCCGCGATAGTGGATTTGAAAACCGTTGCCGCCCATTATGCGCTGAGCTCCCTTTTTGAAGAGTATCCGGGGGAGACATCGATCTATTGTTATACCGTCAAGCAGGAAGCGCATCGAGCCAGCCGGGTGGGTAAGGCCAAGCTCGCCGTCGGTCAGGTAGCGGTCATCTCGCAAATCACACTGCAATCATCCCGCTTCGGTTACGGGGTCATGCACTGGAGAGACCATAACCTGAGCGGTTGCTTGATGGAAGACCTCCCAAGTGAACACGATGACCGGTTTGCCGATGAAATATTTGACGCCTTCGACAAAGCCTCTTTCCCGGAGACGCTTTCGCTGCTCGAAAAGTCGCTGGGCACCTCCCTTTACTCGATTCGGAGTCTGTTTTGTGACGAACAGCGCCGAATTATGCACTTGATACTTAAATCCACCCTGATGGATGTCGAACAAAATTATCGTCAGATTAATGAAGCCAACGCTCCGCTGCTAAGGTTTTTGACGGATAATAATATCCCGCCGCCGCAAGCCCTGCTGGCCGCCGCCCGGTATGTGATGAACATGGATTTGATCCGCGCCTTTAAACAGGAAGATCCCGATGGGTCCGCCATCCAGAATCTTCTTGAAAGCGCCCGGCGTCAGGGGATCTCCCTGGATTCCGCCACCCTGGAAATAACGATCCGAAGGCGGCTGGAGTCCTTGATGGACCGGCTTCTGGCTGCCCCTGCGGACATTCGCCTGCTGGGGGAAATCGAAGCTTTATTTCGCCTTTTGGAGGCATTGCCGTTTGAAATAAATTTAAGAAAAATTCAAAATATCTATTACGCCATTATGAAATCGTACTATCCCGACTGCCTGGAAAAAGCATCGCAAGAAAATAAGGAGATCCAGCAGTGGATTGGTATCTTCAAATCCCTTGGAGATATTTTAAAGGTTTCAGTTTCATAGAAAAGCAAAGGAGCCATGCGTGAACATCCGCTCAAGCGGCGTCCTGCTGCCGGTCTTTTCCTTGCCGTCGCGATTTGGTATCGGTGATCTCGGCCCCGGTTCCCACAAGATGGTCGATTTGTTGCACGACGCCGGCCAGCGTTACTGGCAGGTGCTTCCCATCAACCCTACCGTTTCGGCCGGTTTTCATTCGCCTTACCAAAGCCCGTCGGCATTTGCTTTCAATCCGCTGCTGATCAGCCCGGAGGGTCTCTACGAAGACGGGCATCTATCCCGCCAAGACCTGCAAACGGCGCCCGTTTTTTCTGAAAAACAGATTGACTACGAAGCGGTCTCCCGGTTTAAGAAGCAGCTTTTTTTAAAAGCTTTTGAGCGGTTCGGGAAAAGAGGCGGCGATCCGGGATTTATTGAATTCTGTGAAAAAAACGATCCATGGCTGCAAGATTTTTCCTGCTACATGGCATTTAAGACCCATTTTAAGGAAAAGACGTGGCGTGATTGGCCGGCTCCGATTCGAATGCGCCAAAAAGGTGCAACCCGGTCGCTCGCTAACCACTTGTTGGAAGAAATAGACTTCATTAAATTTTTGCAGTATATTTTTTGGGTGCAATGGCAGCGGCTAAAGGCCTATTGCAAAGGAACAGGGGTTCATATCCTGGGGGACATCCCCATCTATGTCCCTTATGACAGCGCCGATGTCTGGGCGAACCCGAAATTGTTCAAACTTGATCGACAGCTGCGCCCCGAGGCTGTCTCAGGTGTACCCCCCGACTATTTCAGCAAGACCGGGCAGCTCTGGGGACACCCGGTCTACAGATGGACAGTTCATCAAAAAACCCGGTACGCGTGGTGGGGTTTTCGAATTTCCCATAATTTGGGTTTATTTGACGCGATTCGGATCGATCATTTCAGGGGGCTGGTAGCCTGCTGGGAAGTTCCTTCCGGAAAACGCACCGCCAAAAACGGAAAATGGGTCAACGTGCCTGCGGTCGATTTTTTTAACGAGATGATGCGGCGTTTTACGGCTTTTCCGGTCATTGCGGAAGACCTCGGCTACATCACGGCCGATGTGCGGGAAATCATGCGCCGCTATGATTTCCCGGGAATGAGGCTGCTCGTTTTCGGATTCGGCGGCGACTTGTCAATCAACCCCAATGCACCGCACAATATTGGTAGGGACTGTGTGATCTACACCGGAACCCATGACACCAATACCATCAGGGGATGGTATGAAGGGGACGCCGTCCAAAGTGAAAAAGAGCAGTTGCATGCCTACCTGGGCCGGAGGCTTTCCGCCGACGATCTGCCGCAGGAAATGATCCGGCTTGCCATGATTTCGCCGGCGTTCCTGTGCATTATTCCCATGCAGGACCTTCTCTCCCTGGGAAAGGATGCCCGCATCAACATTCCTGGCCGGTCAGAAGGCAACTGGCTGTGGCGAATGACGCCGGCACAATTTTCAGCGGTCCCGCGCAAACAGCTCCGGCAAATGACCAGGCTGTATGCCAGGGCCTGATACAGGGACCTCTTTATCTCCACAGGCAGGCCAGGGCGGGCTGGAAAAGATGTTAAAAAGCATCCGGAAGAAAATCTTTGCGGCAAGAAGACCCGTCATCCATCGCCTGCCAATGTTATCGCCGTGTCGACAAGTGACAGATGGCTGTATCCCTGGGGATAATTGCCCAACAGCCGCTTGGTCTTGAAATCGATATCCTCGCTCAACAGCCCAAGGTGGTTTCGATAGCCCAGCATTTTTTCAAACAGGGCCTCGGCCTCTTTTCTTTTTCCGATTTTCCACAGGCCCCTTATCAGCCAGAAGCTGCAGGCCGTAAACGACGATTTCGGAACGCCGAAATCGTCGTGATTCCTGTAACGGTACATCAGCCCCTCCTTTTCGAGCCGTTTCCTTGTCAACATGACCGTGCTTACATACTTCGAGTCGTCGGAAGATATGAATCCGTAATGCTCCAGCAGGAGGTTGGCGGCGTCCAGGTCTTTTTCGCCGTAAGCCTGGGTAAATGCCCCCAATTCAGCGTTCCATCCCTTTTCGAGAATATCCTTCAGGATGGTTTCCCGCATCTTCGACCATACCCGCACATAGCTCGGCATCCCGAAATATTGCGCGATCCGGGCGGCCCGATCCATGCTCACCCAGCAGAGCACCTTGGAAAAGGTGAAATGCTTGTTTGACCCCCGAAATTCCCATATGCCGCGGTCCTTTCGGGTCCAATTCTGTTCCACATGCCGGGCCAGGGTGCGAACGACGGTCCACAGATCCTCCCGGTTCTCGACCGCCTCGCGCTTGAAAATCGTCAGGTATTGATAAATCACGTCCAACACGACGCCAAAGATGTCATTTTGTTTTTGGCTGTAAGCCGCGTTTCCGATGCGGACCGGTCTTGAATTTTCATAACCGGCCAACCAATCCAACTTTTTTTCCGTCAGCTTTTTCTGCCCGTTGATGCCGTAAACAATCTGTATCTTCTCATTCTTAAATGGAATGACATCGATCACATAGTCCAGAAAACGCTTGGCGACCCGGTAGTGGCCCAGTTTTACCATCACGCTTACGGCCATGCCCGCATCCCGAAGCCAGCAGTATCGGTAGTCCCAGTTTCTTTCGGCGCCCGGGTCCTCCGGCAAGGACGTGGTGACCGCCGCAAGCATGGCGCCGGTCTTTTGATAGGTCAACAATTTCAGTACCAGGGCGCTTCGACCGATTTCATCATTAAAGCGTGAAAACCGCCGGGTCTTGGAGGACCAGATCAGCCAGTAGATCCGGGTCCTTTCGTACTCCAAAACAATGGCGTCGATGTTCAGCGGGGTGAGCTTCTGATTGTAGCTGAGCAGAAAAAAGCAATCCCGGTCGATGGCAATCGGTTCACCGGCCGCCACCCGGGAAAGCTCAAGATCGGAGTATAGATAGATGGACTCGTAAGGCCCCTTGACGGTTCCGGTTTTAATGTATTCTTTTCGCACCTCGGTCTTTACGTCATGTTGCGCGTATACCGGCCGCGGATTATAAATGACACGGATTTTCGGCTTGCCGGAAATGTGCCTGACATATCGGATGAGATCCGGGGGGCAGTAGTATAGCCCGGATTCGATCTTGTAGCGCGGCATAAAATCGATCAGCTCGAATCGATCTTCTCCATTGGAAAAGGCGGTCTTCAGAACGTTGGTTTTCGAGACATATCGTTGTTGGATGCCGTACTTGCCGGAGACCTCGATGGAAAACTCCCCCCCTTGCTGCGAATCCAGAATTTTGGCGAAAACAGCGGGGGAATCGAATGTGGGCAGACAACACCATTCAATCGCTCCCCGTTCCGATACCAGTGCGGCGCTCGTGCAGTTGCCGATCACGCCGTAATTCAAATTTTTCATGTGCACCCTCCTTCAAACCATAAGTCGGTATTTAGAAAAAGCCCCACCGGAAATTCTTTCAATAGATCTGAAATATAATGTCTTCCGCGCTCAGCTGGATGCGGTAGGTCGAAATAGGTAACGCTGAAACCACGTGATCCATGCCTATTTCCTTTTTTTCTATACTTGCTTAACGGATGATTTTGCCTGATTGACCAGCTTCTGGTAATAATTCAAGGTCTTTTTTGCAACAGCCGTCCAACTAAAGACTTCCTGAATTCTCTTTCGCGAGCATTTTCCCATTTTATCGAGCTCAGCGGGATCTCCGAGCATTTGGTCTATCTGGCGTGCCAGTGCGCGGGCGAACCGATCGGGGTCTCGAGGCTCTGGATCCTGCGGGCTCTTCGGCTCGAAGGAAACCAGGCGGCCTGTTTGTCCGTCTACCACCACTTCGCGTATGCCCCCGACAGCCGATGCAACCACCGGCGTGCCACAGGACATGGCTTCCAAGTTAATGATTCCGAAAGGCTCATAAATAGACGGGCAGACAAAAAGCTGCGCGTGGCTGTATAAAACGATCAAATCCTCCCGCGGGACTGTTTCCTCAACCCAGATGATCTTTTTTCGGAATTGTTTCTGAATTTTTCTAACCATACCCGAAACCTCCTGCCTGAACTCCGGCGTGTCCGGGGCGCTGGCACACACGACCGCCTGAACATCCGTTTCGAGGTGGGAAATCGCCGCAAGGAAATGGTGAATCCCCTTTTGCCGGGTCAGACGAGAAACCATCATAATATAGGGCTTTTCGGGATTGATCCCATAAGATGCCACAACCGATGGATTTTCCCTGGATCGATAGTGATCGGCGTCGATCCCATTGAAAATAACCTCCATCCTTTGTTCGGGAATTCCATAGACGCGTTGGATATCGTCATTCATGGACCGGGAAACCGCAATAACGCCGTCCGCATTCTGAAACGCGGTCTTTTCGATCCATGAACTGGCGAAGTAAGCCCGCCCCAATTGCTCCTTCTTCCATGGGCGCAGGGGTTCCAATGAATGGGCGGTCAACACCAGGGGAACACCCAGCATCTGTTTGAGGAGACACCCGGCCAGATGCGTGTACCATGTATGGCAGTGGATAAGGTCCGCCTCTTCGAGCGCACCGGCCATCAGTGCATCTCGTATGAGCGTATCGATAAGGGAGGGATAGTCGGTTCCCTTAATGTTACAGGTCGAAGGAAGTTGAACTCCCGTTATGTTTAAATTCGATGCCTGTTTGTATTGATCGCCAAAGCACATCACCTTGATCTCGTTCACCCCGTCATCGATCTTCGCGAGATTTCCGGTTAGATAATCTACGTGTACGCCTGCACCGCCGTAAATATAAGGCGGAAACTCTTTCGTCAAAACGGCTATTTTCAAAACAACGCCACCTTTTCTTTTAAAGAATAATCTGATGCCGATTGCCTGTCCATGACTGCTGTAGGGGCTTTATCATAAAATGGAAAGCGCCCTCACCTGGCTTGAAGTAATAATTTCTTATAGTCAATTTCAGTACCAAATGAAAGCATCATTTGAACATAAGAGGAATATCCGGCCCGGGGCAGGCTGAACGACGGGTCGATCTTTCCTTTAAAGCCGTCGAGTCTTGGGAATTTTTGAACTGAAATTCGACAATCACACCAAAAATGTTTATAGATAGTTTATTGGCATCGAATGCTTTTTTCTGCACCGATCCCGCCTTTTTCAGATTGACGTAAAAGAAAAATGTTTTTTTACGGCGCATAACCCCTTAGGTTTTAGCCGTCGAAAGGAGAAAAAATGCGAAAATACATTATTATTTTTATTCTTTTCCTGGCAGCTGTTGCGATGGGCTGCGCACCCAAAATAAAACTTTATCCGGACGCGACGGACCCCTTGAAAGAATTTACCGTTTCCGGAACGGGCAAAGAAAAAGTGCTGATAATTCCCATAACCGGCATCCTGTCGGACAAATCCAGGGGAACTATTATCGACAAGCCCTCCATCGTCCAGGAAGTTGTATCCCAGCTTCAACTGGCGGAAAAAAATAAAGAGATAAAGGCGGTCGTTCTTAAAATCAATTCACCCGGAGGCTCTGTTACCGCCAGTGACATTCTCTATCACGAAATCGCGGCCTTTAAAAAGCGCAGCGGCGTTAAGGTGGTTGCCGCCATGATGGATGTGGCCGCATCCGGCGGATATTACATTGCCCTGCCGGCCGACCATATCCTGGCGCACCCCACCACCCTGACCGGCTCTGTGGGGGTTATCCTGCTGATGCCCAAGGTCACCGAACTCATGGACAAAATCGGCGTGGGCGTCGACATTCATAAGTTTGGAGAAAACAAGGACATGGCCTCACCCTTTCGTCCGGCGACCGCCGAAGAAAACAAACTGCTGCAGAACATAACCGATGACTTCGGCCGCCGGTTTATCACGCTGGTGAAAACCCATCGCAAGCCGACAAGCGAACATCTGGAACTAACGGCCAGCGCCCGGGTGTTCACGGCCCAAGAAGCAAAGGAAATCGGCCTGATTGACGCAGTGGGCTATTTAAGCGATGCGTTTGCGACCGCAAAAAAACTTTCAGGGGTGCCGGACGACGCCCGGGTGGTGGTCTATCGCCGCAGCGAATATGCCAATGACAACATCTATAATACCGCCGTGAGCCGGAACGGCGACTTGAATGTTTCTTTGGTTAATCTGAATCTGCCCCCGGCGCTGTCTTCCATGGACCCCGGTTTTTATTATCTCTGGCTGCCGGGAACCGGCTCGTTTTAGAAGATA from Desulfobacterales bacterium encodes:
- a CDS encoding glycoside hydrolase family 15 protein; the protein is MKNLNYGVIGNCTSAALVSERGAIEWCCLPTFDSPAVFAKILDSQQGGEFSIEVSGKYGIQQRYVSKTNVLKTAFSNGEDRFELIDFMPRYKIESGLYYCPPDLIRYVRHISGKPKIRVIYNPRPVYAQHDVKTEVRKEYIKTGTVKGPYESIYLYSDLELSRVAAGEPIAIDRDCFFLLSYNQKLTPLNIDAIVLEYERTRIYWLIWSSKTRRFSRFNDEIGRSALVLKLLTYQKTGAMLAAVTTSLPEDPGAERNWDYRYCWLRDAGMAVSVMVKLGHYRVAKRFLDYVIDVIPFKNEKIQIVYGINGQKKLTEKKLDWLAGYENSRPVRIGNAAYSQKQNDIFGVVLDVIYQYLTIFKREAVENREDLWTVVRTLARHVEQNWTRKDRGIWEFRGSNKHFTFSKVLCWVSMDRAARIAQYFGMPSYVRVWSKMRETILKDILEKGWNAELGAFTQAYGEKDLDAANLLLEHYGFISSDDSKYVSTVMLTRKRLEKEGLMYRYRNHDDFGVPKSSFTACSFWLIRGLWKIGKRKEAEALFEKMLGYRNHLGLLSEDIDFKTKRLLGNYPQGYSHLSLVDTAITLAGDG
- a CDS encoding DUF3536 domain-containing protein — translated: MERFVCIHAHFYQPPRENAWLEAVELQDSAYPYHDWNERITAECYGPNATSRILDEQGRIIDIVNNYSAISFNFGPTLLCWLERHAPEVYSAILEADRESGRRFSGHGSALAQAYNHMILPLANPRDKITQVLWGIKDFEYRFRRKPEGMWLPETAVDLATLEVLADCGILFTILAPRQAKRVKAMDKNRWRDISGARIDPTRAYLIRLPSGKTINLFFYDGPVSRAVAFEGLLYKGETFANRLLDAFPNDRSDPALLHIATDGESYGHHHPNGDMALAYALHYIESQGLARITNYVEFLEKHPPTHEVEIFENSSWSCIHGIERWRSDCGCNSGRHPKGRQAWRTPLREALDWLRDALAPAYEKETQGLVKDPWAARNNYIRVILARSQDAVGAFFEKNQSKPLSDSDRTRVIELMELQRNAMLMYTSCGWFFDDISGIETVQIIQYAGRVLQIAKQIFGESMEPHFLELLNMAESNLAAYGNGRQLYEKFVVPAIVDLKTVAAHYALSSLFEEYPGETSIYCYTVKQEAHRASRVGKAKLAVGQVAVISQITLQSSRFGYGVMHWRDHNLSGCLMEDLPSEHDDRFADEIFDAFDKASFPETLSLLEKSLGTSLYSIRSLFCDEQRRIMHLILKSTLMDVEQNYRQINEANAPLLRFLTDNNIPPPQALLAAARYVMNMDLIRAFKQEDPDGSAIQNLLESARRQGISLDSATLEITIRRRLESLMDRLLAAPADIRLLGEIEALFRLLEALPFEINLRKIQNIYYAIMKSYYPDCLEKASQENKEIQQWIGIFKSLGDILKVSVS
- the glgA gene encoding glycogen synthase: MKIAVLTKEFPPYIYGGAGVHVDYLTGNLAKIDDGVNEIKVMCFGDQYKQASNLNITGVQLPSTCNIKGTDYPSLIDTLIRDALMAGALEEADLIHCHTWYTHLAGCLLKQMLGVPLVLTAHSLEPLRPWKKEQLGRAYFASSWIEKTAFQNADGVIAVSRSMNDDIQRVYGIPEQRMEVIFNGIDADHYRSRENPSVVASYGINPEKPYIMMVSRLTRQKGIHHFLAAISHLETDVQAVVCASAPDTPEFRQEVSGMVRKIQKQFRKKIIWVEETVPREDLIVLYSHAQLFVCPSIYEPFGIINLEAMSCGTPVVASAVGGIREVVVDGQTGRLVSFEPKSPQDPEPRDPDRFARALARQIDQMLGDPAELDKMGKCSRKRIQEVFSWTAVAKKTLNYYQKLVNQAKSSVKQV
- the sppA gene encoding signal peptide peptidase SppA yields the protein MRKYIIIFILFLAAVAMGCAPKIKLYPDATDPLKEFTVSGTGKEKVLIIPITGILSDKSRGTIIDKPSIVQEVVSQLQLAEKNKEIKAVVLKINSPGGSVTASDILYHEIAAFKKRSGVKVVAAMMDVAASGGYYIALPADHILAHPTTLTGSVGVILLMPKVTELMDKIGVGVDIHKFGENKDMASPFRPATAEENKLLQNITDDFGRRFITLVKTHRKPTSEHLELTASARVFTAQEAKEIGLIDAVGYLSDAFATAKKLSGVPDDARVVVYRRSEYANDNIYNTAVSRNGDLNVSLVNLNLPPALSSMDPGFYYLWLPGTGSF